Proteins from one bacterium genomic window:
- the glnA gene encoding type I glutamate--ammonia ligase: protein MTLASLQELAKRHRTEFLDLKFCDLSGSWHHVTLPIASLGKGLFESGVGVDGSSMPGFASIERGDMILLPDPATAFMDPFFERPTLSLIGDIMESGAAITPYSRNPRRVASDAEAYLRKTVKGADAILGPEFEFYVFDRVDFSQRPEHAFYELHANEAIWNAGVEEESLAYRIPYKRGYHVAPPLDRTFNLRSEIAVLMAAAGIGMKYHHHEVGGAGQHEIEIEFSPLLKAADQTLLVKYIIKNQCFRLHKSATFMPKPLFNEPGSGLHVHQYLADAKGSLFYDAKSPSRLSRLGLHYVGGLLAHADSLLAFTNPSTNSFKRLVPGFEAPVAGTYGTGNRTACVRIPGYQRDPKKMRVEFRPPDGTMNAYLAYAAMLMAGLDGIKRKIDPGTPLEKNVETLTARERHQIHQLPTSLNKALNALIDDHAYLLQGGVFTEDLLISWMNLKRTDVQEIRSRPTPYEFEMYYDC, encoded by the coding sequence ATGACACTCGCCTCACTGCAGGAGCTGGCCAAACGCCACCGGACCGAATTCCTCGATTTGAAATTCTGCGATCTGAGCGGTAGCTGGCATCATGTAACGCTGCCGATCGCGTCGTTGGGCAAGGGGCTGTTTGAATCGGGCGTGGGCGTCGATGGGTCATCGATGCCGGGATTCGCGTCGATCGAGCGCGGCGACATGATTCTGCTGCCCGATCCCGCCACGGCATTCATGGATCCGTTCTTCGAGCGGCCGACGCTGTCGCTCATCGGCGACATCATGGAGTCGGGCGCGGCGATCACGCCATACTCGCGCAATCCCCGGCGGGTGGCCTCCGACGCCGAAGCGTATCTGCGCAAGACGGTGAAGGGGGCCGATGCCATCCTGGGGCCGGAGTTCGAATTCTACGTCTTTGACCGGGTCGACTTTTCGCAGCGGCCGGAGCATGCGTTCTATGAATTGCACGCCAACGAGGCGATCTGGAACGCCGGCGTGGAGGAAGAGTCGCTCGCGTACAGGATTCCATACAAGCGCGGCTACCATGTCGCGCCGCCTCTGGACCGCACCTTCAACCTGCGCTCGGAGATCGCGGTGCTGATGGCCGCGGCCGGGATCGGTATGAAGTACCATCACCACGAGGTTGGCGGCGCGGGACAGCACGAGATCGAAATCGAGTTTTCGCCGCTGCTGAAGGCGGCCGATCAGACGCTGTTGGTCAAATACATCATCAAGAACCAATGCTTCCGCCTGCACAAGTCGGCGACGTTCATGCCCAAGCCGCTGTTCAACGAGCCGGGTTCCGGGTTGCACGTGCATCAGTATCTGGCTGACGCGAAGGGATCGCTGTTCTACGACGCCAAATCGCCGTCACGGCTCTCGCGCCTGGGGCTGCACTACGTTGGCGGTCTTTTGGCGCACGCCGATTCGCTTTTGGCCTTCACCAACCCGTCGACCAACTCGTTCAAGCGGCTGGTGCCGGGCTTCGAGGCGCCGGTGGCGGGCACGTACGGCACCGGCAACCGCACCGCCTGCGTGCGCATCCCCGGCTATCAGCGCGATCCGAAAAAGATGCGCGTCGAGTTCCGTCCTCCTGACGGCACGATGAACGCCTACCTGGCCTACGCGGCGATGTTGATGGCGGGACTGGACGGGATCAAACGCAAGATCGACCCGGGCACGCCGCTGGAGAAAAACGTCGAGACACTGACCGCACGGGAGCGTCACCAGATCCACCAGTTGCCCACGTCGCTCAACAAGGCGCTGAACGCGCTCATCGATGATCATGCATACCTATTGCAGGGCGGCGTCTTCACCGAGGATCTGCTGATCAGCTGGATGAATCTGAAGCGGACGGATGTCCAGGAAATCCGCAGCCGGCCGACGCCGTACGAGTTTGAGATGTACTACGACTGCTGA
- the pckA gene encoding phosphoenolpyruvate carboxykinase (ATP), with translation MKFYIDIKTPAQDIATERASDFRLKDQGFGKLHRVYWNLRTAPLYEEAVFRREGQIGYRGPFIVNTGKHTARAANDKFIVREASTDAHIWWGKYNRPFSPDKFSAVMNRLQAYLQDRDVFVQDCYVGADPNWRLPIRVVTELAWHSLFARNMFIPVNSLEEQRRHVPEFTIISIPSFKGAPEIDGTLSPTFILLSFEQKLVLIGGTGYGGEIKKSAFTILNYLLPLQGVLSMHCSANVGKNGDSALFFGLSGTGKTTLSADPRRRLIGDDEHGWSDDGVFNFENGCYAKVIALSPTAEPEIFACTRRYGTILENVIFDPVSRIPDLDDDSRTENTRASYPLDYIDNAVPEKMAGHPKNIVMLTCDASGVMPPIARLTPDQALYHFISGYTAKVSGTEIEMGKEPEITFSACFGAPFMVHHPYYYADLLKRKILRYNASCWLVNTGWTGGPYGVGKRISIRYTRALLDAALEGKLDNVEYYQDPVFGFSVPRTCPEVPDQVLRPESSWADKKMYQQKYRDLAMRFVDNFKQFKDGCPPEIVAAGPKV, from the coding sequence ATGAAGTTCTATATCGATATCAAGACGCCGGCGCAGGACATCGCCACCGAGCGCGCCAGCGACTTTCGTCTGAAGGACCAGGGCTTCGGCAAGCTGCATCGGGTCTACTGGAATCTGCGCACCGCGCCCCTGTACGAGGAGGCGGTCTTCCGCCGCGAGGGGCAGATTGGCTACCGGGGGCCGTTCATCGTCAACACCGGCAAGCACACCGCCCGCGCCGCCAACGACAAGTTCATCGTGCGCGAAGCCTCCACCGACGCCCACATCTGGTGGGGGAAATACAACCGTCCCTTCAGCCCCGACAAGTTCAGCGCGGTGATGAACCGTCTGCAGGCCTACTTGCAGGACCGCGATGTCTTCGTGCAGGACTGCTATGTCGGCGCCGACCCCAACTGGAGATTGCCCATCCGCGTGGTCACCGAGCTGGCCTGGCACAGTCTGTTTGCGCGCAACATGTTCATCCCGGTCAATTCGCTGGAGGAACAGCGCCGCCATGTCCCCGAATTCACCATCATCTCGATTCCGTCGTTTAAGGGCGCGCCGGAGATCGACGGCACGCTCAGCCCGACCTTCATCCTGCTGAGCTTCGAGCAGAAGCTGGTGCTGATCGGCGGCACCGGCTACGGCGGCGAGATCAAGAAGTCGGCGTTTACGATTTTGAATTACCTGCTGCCGCTGCAGGGCGTGTTGAGCATGCACTGTTCGGCGAATGTGGGCAAGAACGGCGACTCGGCGCTGTTTTTCGGGTTGTCGGGCACCGGCAAGACCACGCTGTCGGCCGATCCGCGGCGGCGGTTGATCGGCGACGACGAGCATGGCTGGAGCGACGACGGCGTGTTCAATTTCGAGAACGGATGCTACGCCAAGGTGATTGCGCTGTCGCCGACCGCCGAGCCGGAGATCTTTGCCTGCACCCGCCGCTATGGCACCATTCTGGAGAACGTGATCTTTGATCCGGTCAGCCGGATTCCCGATCTGGACGATGACAGCCGCACCGAGAACACGCGGGCCTCCTATCCGCTCGACTACATTGACAACGCGGTGCCGGAGAAGATGGCGGGTCATCCGAAGAACATCGTCATGCTCACCTGCGACGCCTCCGGCGTGATGCCGCCGATCGCGCGCCTGACTCCCGATCAGGCGTTGTACCATTTTATTTCCGGCTACACCGCCAAGGTCAGCGGCACCGAAATTGAGATGGGCAAGGAGCCGGAGATCACCTTCAGCGCCTGCTTCGGCGCGCCCTTCATGGTGCACCATCCGTACTACTACGCCGACCTGCTCAAGCGCAAAATCCTGCGCTATAACGCCTCCTGCTGGCTGGTCAACACCGGCTGGACCGGCGGTCCCTACGGGGTTGGCAAACGGATCAGCATTCGCTACACGCGCGCGCTGCTGGATGCCGCCCTGGAAGGCAAACTCGACAACGTCGAGTATTACCAGGATCCGGTCTTCGGCTTTTCGGTGCCCAGGACCTGTCCCGAGGTGCCCGATCAGGTGCTGCGTCCGGAGAGTTCCTGGGCGGACAAGAAGATGTACCAGCAGAAGTATCGCGATCTGGCAATGCGCTTTGTCGACAACTTCAAGCAGTTCAAGGATGGCTGCCCGCCGGAGATTGTCGCCGCGGGCCCCAAAGTCTGA
- a CDS encoding pyridoxal phosphate-dependent aminotransferase, with amino-acid sequence MARAGDDQKEFVAMSISQLARSIAESPTLRLNEQARILREKGEPVIHLGAGEPKSKIPMEAIRNAAAQITSGEVRYTPTDGIPELKKAIIRYMEENYNKVVGPEHVIVSGGAKQALSVLLTVLINPQDEVIIPAPYWVSYPEMVKMVYGVPVIVHAEDGRFQPRAQDIKAAVSSYTKAIVLNSPNNPSGAVYADEFIAEMVDFCETKGIYLICDDIYHKLIFDGRAFTPAYKFAKANLEESKVIVINGVSKLYAMTGFRIGWTVAPKKIIEVMINVQAQTTSCPSTISQVASVGALNGIQSGIESLRLTLQNNRNVMVQELRTLDGVRVTVPEGTFYCLPDFRAYNQNSVALSEFLLNKVRVVSVPGKEFGMEGHLRLSYCGTIKDITEGVARIKWALDPNAPNELFLGDRKLVRDWL; translated from the coding sequence ATGGCGCGGGCCGGAGATGATCAGAAGGAGTTCGTGGCGATGAGCATCAGTCAACTGGCCCGGTCGATTGCCGAGTCCCCCACCCTGCGGCTCAACGAGCAGGCGCGCATCCTGCGCGAAAAAGGGGAACCGGTGATCCATCTCGGCGCCGGCGAACCAAAAAGCAAGATCCCGATGGAGGCCATCCGCAACGCGGCAGCGCAGATCACTTCCGGCGAGGTGCGCTACACCCCCACCGACGGGATCCCGGAATTGAAGAAGGCGATCATCCGGTACATGGAGGAGAACTACAACAAGGTGGTCGGCCCGGAACATGTGATCGTCTCCGGCGGCGCCAAGCAGGCGCTCTCCGTCTTGCTGACCGTGTTGATCAACCCCCAGGACGAGGTGATCATCCCGGCGCCGTACTGGGTGAGTTACCCGGAGATGGTGAAGATGGTCTACGGCGTGCCGGTGATCGTGCACGCCGAGGACGGCCGGTTTCAGCCGCGCGCGCAGGACATCAAGGCCGCGGTCAGTTCGTACACCAAGGCGATCGTTCTCAACAGCCCGAACAACCCCTCCGGGGCGGTGTACGCCGATGAGTTCATCGCCGAGATGGTCGATTTCTGCGAGACCAAGGGCATCTATCTCATCTGCGACGACATCTACCACAAGTTGATCTTCGACGGCCGCGCGTTCACGCCGGCCTATAAGTTCGCCAAGGCCAACCTGGAAGAGTCGAAAGTGATCGTCATCAACGGGGTCTCCAAGCTTTACGCGATGACGGGGTTCCGGATCGGCTGGACGGTGGCGCCGAAGAAGATCATCGAGGTGATGATCAATGTGCAGGCGCAGACGACCTCGTGTCCCTCGACCATCTCGCAGGTGGCGTCGGTCGGCGCGCTCAACGGGATTCAAAGCGGGATCGAGAGTCTGCGGCTGACGCTGCAGAACAACCGCAACGTGATGGTGCAGGAACTGCGCACGCTGGACGGGGTGCGCGTGACGGTGCCCGAGGGCACCTTCTACTGCCTGCCGGACTTCCGCGCCTACAACCAGAACTCGGTGGCGCTCTCGGAATTTCTGCTCAACAAGGTGCGGGTGGTGAGCGTCCCGGGCAAGGAATTCGGGATGGAAGGGCACCTGCGGCTGAGTTATTGCGGCACCATCAAGGACATCACCGAGGGCGTGGCGCGCATCAAGTGGGCGCTGGATCCCAACGCGCCCAACGAACTGTTCCTCGGCGACCGGAAACTGGTGAGGGATTGGCTATGA
- the katG gene encoding catalase/peroxidase HPI, with amino-acid sequence MESTGKCPVMHGPYAHRAGASAANQHWWPNQLNLKIVHQNPPMMNPHGEKFNYAEEFKSLDFPALKRDLRELMTKSQDWWPADFGHYGPLFIRMSWHAAGTYRISDGRGGASAGTQRFAPLNSWPDNANLDKARRLLWPIKQKYGRKISWADLLVLAGNVALESMGFKTFGFGAGREDVWEPEEDIYWGPETEWLGDKRYSGDRELENPLAAVQMGLIYVNPEGPNGNPDPVASGRDIRETFRRMAMNDYETVALIVGGHTFGKCHGAGDPALVGREPEGAGMAEQGLGWKSAYKSGKGGDTITSGLEGAWTSNPTKWDNEYLENLFGYEWELVKSPAGAHQWTPTAASKARRAPAAHDPSRTEPLMMTTADMALRMDPIYAPIAKHFLEHPEELADAFAKAWFKLTHRDMGPIARYLGPEVPSETLIWQDPVPPVDHELIGTAEIAELKRRILASGLSIAQLVTTAWASASTFRGSDKRGGANGARIRLEPQRNWAVNEPAKLAAVLKTLEAIQREFNGAQRNGKRVSLADLIVLGGCAAIEKAATNAGFDVTVPFAPGRTDASQEQTDIDSFAVLEPKADGFRNYLGNGHKRMPEDFLLDRAQLLTLTAPEMTVLVGGLRVLNANFGQSPHGVFTRRPESLTNDFFVNLLDMGTTWKATSAAEELFEGYDRASGQRKWTGTRADLLFGSNSQLRAVAEVYACDDAKRKFVDDFVAAWVKVMNLDRFDLA; translated from the coding sequence ATGGAAAGCACGGGCAAGTGCCCGGTCATGCATGGGCCGTACGCCCACCGGGCCGGGGCAAGCGCGGCCAACCAGCATTGGTGGCCGAATCAGTTGAATCTCAAGATCGTCCATCAGAATCCGCCGATGATGAATCCCCACGGGGAGAAGTTCAATTATGCCGAGGAGTTCAAATCACTCGACTTTCCGGCGCTGAAGCGGGATCTCCGCGAGCTGATGACCAAGTCGCAGGACTGGTGGCCGGCCGACTTTGGCCACTATGGGCCGCTTTTCATCCGCATGTCCTGGCACGCGGCGGGGACCTACCGCATCAGCGATGGGCGCGGCGGCGCCTCGGCGGGCACTCAGCGTTTCGCGCCCCTCAACAGCTGGCCCGATAACGCCAACCTCGACAAGGCGCGCCGGTTGCTCTGGCCGATCAAGCAGAAATACGGGCGGAAGATCTCCTGGGCCGATCTGCTGGTGCTGGCGGGGAACGTGGCGTTGGAATCGATGGGGTTCAAGACCTTCGGGTTCGGCGCCGGGCGTGAGGATGTCTGGGAACCGGAGGAGGACATATACTGGGGACCGGAGACCGAGTGGCTCGGCGACAAGCGTTACAGCGGCGACCGTGAACTGGAAAACCCGCTCGCGGCGGTGCAGATGGGATTGATCTACGTGAATCCCGAAGGGCCCAACGGCAACCCGGACCCGGTGGCCTCAGGACGCGACATCCGCGAGACTTTCCGCCGCATGGCGATGAACGACTACGAGACGGTGGCGCTCATCGTCGGCGGACACACATTCGGAAAGTGCCATGGCGCCGGCGACCCAGCGCTGGTGGGACGCGAGCCCGAAGGCGCCGGCATGGCGGAACAGGGGCTTGGCTGGAAGAGCGCCTACAAGAGTGGCAAGGGCGGCGACACGATCACCAGCGGTCTGGAGGGCGCCTGGACCAGCAATCCGACAAAGTGGGACAATGAATACCTCGAGAATCTGTTTGGCTATGAATGGGAGTTGGTGAAAAGCCCGGCCGGGGCGCATCAATGGACGCCCACCGCGGCTTCAAAGGCGCGCCGGGCGCCCGCCGCGCATGATCCATCGAGAACCGAGCCGCTGATGATGACGACCGCGGATATGGCGTTGCGGATGGACCCGATCTACGCGCCGATTGCGAAGCATTTCCTGGAACACCCGGAAGAACTGGCCGATGCGTTTGCCAAGGCCTGGTTCAAGCTGACGCACCGTGACATGGGACCGATCGCGCGTTACCTGGGGCCCGAGGTTCCCTCCGAGACTTTGATCTGGCAGGATCCGGTGCCGCCGGTCGATCACGAATTGATCGGCACAGCCGAGATCGCCGAACTCAAGCGGAGGATCCTTGCGTCGGGATTGTCGATTGCGCAGTTGGTCACTACCGCGTGGGCGTCGGCGTCGACATTCCGTGGCAGCGACAAACGCGGCGGCGCCAATGGGGCGCGTATCCGGCTGGAGCCGCAACGGAATTGGGCGGTCAACGAACCGGCCAAACTGGCGGCGGTCCTGAAAACGCTGGAGGCGATTCAACGCGAGTTCAACGGGGCGCAGCGGAACGGAAAACGGGTCTCGTTGGCGGATCTGATCGTGCTGGGCGGGTGCGCCGCGATCGAGAAGGCCGCGACAAACGCCGGGTTTGACGTGACCGTGCCGTTTGCGCCGGGACGCACCGACGCGTCGCAGGAGCAGACCGATATCGACTCCTTCGCGGTGCTTGAGCCAAAGGCCGATGGGTTCCGCAACTACCTGGGCAACGGACACAAGCGGATGCCGGAGGACTTCCTGCTTGATCGGGCGCAGTTGCTGACGCTCACCGCGCCGGAGATGACGGTGCTGGTCGGCGGCCTGCGCGTTCTGAACGCCAACTTCGGGCAGTCCCCGCACGGCGTCTTTACCCGGCGGCCGGAATCGCTGACCAACGACTTCTTCGTCAATCTGCTCGACATGGGCACGACCTGGAAGGCAACTTCGGCGGCGGAGGAACTCTTCGAGGGGTATGACCGTGCGAGCGGACAGCGGAAGTGGACCGGGACCCGTGCCGATCTCCTCTTCGGCTCGAATTCACAACTGCGGGCGGTGGCGGAGGTCTATGCCTGCGACGACGCGAAACGGAAGTTCGTCGATGACTTCGTGGCGGCGTGGGTCAAGGTGATGAATCTTGATCGCTTCGATTTGGCCTGA
- a CDS encoding Fur family transcriptional regulator, whose amino-acid sequence MTDAIAILRQGGIQPTPQRIAVAKCVLGSRAHPTAEDVLRAARKACPTVSRATVYNTLNLLVEKGLVRMQTITEGAVVFDPNVRKHHHFIDADTGEIHDIPWDQLDVKGKDKLRDYEILEFQVILRGRRKRKK is encoded by the coding sequence ATGACCGACGCCATTGCGATCCTGCGACAGGGCGGGATTCAGCCGACGCCGCAGCGGATTGCCGTTGCCAAGTGCGTGCTGGGCAGCCGGGCGCATCCGACCGCCGAGGATGTGCTGCGCGCCGCGCGGAAGGCGTGCCCGACCGTCTCGCGCGCGACTGTCTACAACACGCTGAATCTGCTGGTCGAAAAAGGCCTCGTCCGCATGCAGACGATCACCGAAGGGGCGGTAGTCTTTGATCCCAATGTGCGGAAGCATCATCACTTCATCGATGCCGACACCGGCGAGATCCACGACATCCCGTGGGATCAACTGGATGTCAAAGGGAAGGACAAACTGCGGGATTACGAAATCCTGGAGTTCCAGGTGATCTTGCGCGGACGACGGAAACGGAAGAAATGA
- a CDS encoding NAD-dependent epimerase/dehydratase family protein, giving the protein MPGERCLVTGGAGFIASHVVDLLIAEGHDVVVVDDLSTGRSENVNPKAEFHQADVRHLDRIRPLFRGCRWIFHGAAWPRIQPSFDDPDTHEQINVIGTINCLRAALEAGATRFLYFGSSAVYGTPDEIPTTEQAPIRCYNPYALQKYTGEQYSLILGRNWGVPAVGLRMFNVYGPRSYNVGRPNSAYSPVIGIFHHQRRQGKPLTITGTGEQSRDFVHVYDVARAFYLAARSTVSYEVFNVGAGETYSINAIATLMSDQKAYIPERPNEALITHADVSKIRRMLGWAPQIRLDDGLTMLDDDRPSPG; this is encoded by the coding sequence ATGCCTGGAGAGCGCTGCCTGGTAACCGGAGGCGCCGGATTCATCGCCTCACATGTTGTCGATCTGCTGATCGCGGAAGGCCATGACGTCGTTGTGGTGGATGATTTGTCCACCGGACGCTCGGAGAACGTCAATCCCAAAGCCGAGTTTCATCAGGCGGATGTGCGGCATTTGGACCGGATACGTCCGCTCTTCCGCGGCTGCCGCTGGATCTTCCATGGGGCGGCCTGGCCGCGCATTCAACCGTCGTTTGACGATCCGGACACACACGAGCAGATCAACGTCATTGGCACGATTAACTGCCTGCGGGCCGCGCTGGAGGCGGGCGCAACGCGCTTCCTCTATTTTGGATCATCGGCGGTGTACGGCACCCCCGACGAGATACCGACCACCGAGCAGGCCCCCATCCGCTGCTACAACCCCTACGCCTTGCAGAAGTACACCGGCGAGCAGTACAGCCTGATCCTCGGTCGGAATTGGGGTGTGCCGGCCGTCGGGCTGAGGATGTTCAACGTCTACGGACCGCGATCCTATAATGTAGGCAGGCCCAACTCGGCCTACAGCCCGGTCATCGGCATCTTCCACCACCAGCGCCGCCAGGGGAAGCCCCTGACGATCACCGGGACCGGCGAGCAGTCGCGCGATTTTGTTCACGTGTACGATGTTGCCCGCGCCTTTTACCTGGCGGCAAGATCGACTGTCAGTTATGAGGTTTTCAACGTCGGAGCGGGCGAGACTTACAGTATCAATGCCATCGCGACATTAATGTCGGACCAGAAGGCCTACATCCCTGAGCGGCCCAACGAGGCGCTCATAACGCATGCTGATGTCTCGAAGATCAGACGCATGCTCGGCTGGGCTCCGCAGATTCGGCTGGATGACGGACTGACGATGCTCGACGACGATCGGCCATCCCCCGGGTGA
- a CDS encoding ATP-binding protein, with protein MARSYEQGVVAERLRWAIRELAEGDPGPDAERSRALPDLIERFIGTLRDQAAQSADSVLELDHINGFVEVYRELQVILQQQFQPDSLAAAAGDAERPQARLTEIRDEVDDAALAMEQYFRDNNRRYLAEADDIRSLAVTMTGAAAALTVLQFVIMVVLLRRWVTKPMEDLEHAAERIGAGHLDVRIRPRSEREWQTVARAVHEMARSLSTLQQQLRVNERFTAIGEVAAFTAHNIRNPLASIRMTAQVALGETSSNPGIEATLKDIIGCVDKMEQWIAGLLNFARPMSLTPSRVRFDALVDSVRETSQPQAAARGIRFACSYRAGETVVSADEALFEQALHAVVANAIEASPNGGIIRLTTECRPAEDRAWAAVTVTDAGPGIPEPLQPNIFKPFVTGKPGGSGLGLAQAKKILDLHLAEIDVSSRTGMGTSITIRCPIPEDEHGTDNHH; from the coding sequence ATGGCGCGCTCCTACGAACAGGGGGTCGTCGCCGAACGCCTCCGCTGGGCCATTCGTGAACTCGCTGAAGGTGATCCGGGACCGGACGCCGAACGATCGCGCGCCCTGCCTGATCTCATCGAGCGATTCATCGGCACCCTGCGGGACCAGGCGGCGCAGTCAGCCGACAGCGTCCTGGAGCTCGATCACATCAACGGATTCGTTGAAGTGTATCGGGAGCTCCAGGTCATCCTCCAGCAACAGTTCCAACCGGATTCGTTGGCCGCCGCCGCGGGGGATGCGGAGAGGCCGCAGGCCCGGTTGACGGAAATTCGCGATGAAGTGGATGATGCGGCGCTCGCGATGGAACAGTACTTCCGTGACAACAACCGCCGCTACCTGGCCGAAGCCGACGACATCCGATCCCTGGCCGTTACCATGACCGGAGCCGCCGCCGCTCTGACGGTCCTGCAGTTTGTTATCATGGTGGTGTTGCTGCGTCGCTGGGTGACAAAACCCATGGAGGATCTGGAACATGCCGCCGAGCGGATCGGCGCGGGGCACCTGGACGTGCGCATCCGGCCACGCTCGGAGCGCGAATGGCAGACGGTCGCCAGGGCCGTCCACGAAATGGCGCGGTCGCTCTCGACCCTGCAACAGCAATTGCGTGTCAATGAGCGGTTTACCGCCATCGGAGAAGTGGCGGCCTTTACTGCGCACAACATTCGTAACCCGCTGGCAAGTATTCGGATGACCGCACAGGTTGCCCTGGGCGAAACGTCGAGCAACCCCGGCATCGAAGCGACACTCAAAGACATTATCGGCTGCGTCGACAAGATGGAGCAGTGGATTGCGGGGCTTTTGAATTTTGCCCGTCCCATGTCCCTCACGCCGTCTCGTGTTCGCTTCGACGCGCTGGTCGATTCCGTGCGGGAGACTTCGCAGCCACAGGCGGCCGCCCGCGGTATCCGGTTCGCCTGCTCGTATCGCGCCGGTGAGACGGTGGTGTCGGCGGACGAGGCGTTGTTCGAGCAGGCGCTGCATGCCGTGGTGGCCAACGCCATCGAGGCCTCGCCGAACGGTGGCATCATCCGATTGACGACCGAATGCCGGCCGGCCGAGGACCGCGCCTGGGCCGCGGTGACCGTGACGGATGCCGGTCCTGGAATCCCGGAGCCGCTGCAACCGAACATTTTCAAGCCATTCGTGACCGGCAAGCCCGGCGGCAGCGGCTTGGGACTCGCCCAAGCCAAGAAGATCCTCGATCTGCATCTGGCGGAAATCGACGTGAGCAGCCGGACCGGCATGGGAACGTCGATCACGATTCGTTGTCCGATTCCCGAGGACGAGCATGGCACAGATAATCATCATTGA
- a CDS encoding sigma-54 dependent transcriptional regulator produces the protein MAQIIIIDDELLLAKALARSLTQKGHDCSVAGTAEDGLRLLKSSPPDVVLLDLQLPGMSGLQALAQIMEFDPGMVVIIATAYGTVASAVEAMRAGAADFLRKPLDLEEVGLTIERALSNARLRERLRYYEQRDVELSSADQMLGDSEAMQRLLAIANRLSQLNISRAGECPAILITGETGTGKDTLARYIHYRSKFASQPFIDVNCPTLPRGLEEAELFGYERGAFTGAHKSKRGLFEAAEGGTIFLNEIGDLPMEAQVKLLQVIERRTLRHIGGLRDVPVNVRIMAATNRDLPELIQRGGFREDLYHRLHHFSIVMPPLRDRGHDVILLANHFLQRSRRKYGTGPLAFSQAAKDLLVCYRWPGNLRELDHVIDRTVALSHGPEITPEDLGLPNDSRTVKASGDSASPQRKTLDELEREAIIQALTVSGGNVSEAARLLGIGREALRYRIQKHRLDNG, from the coding sequence ATGGCACAGATAATCATCATTGACGACGAACTGCTGCTGGCAAAGGCGCTGGCCCGCTCGCTGACGCAGAAGGGCCACGACTGTTCGGTGGCGGGCACCGCGGAAGACGGGTTGCGCCTGCTGAAGTCTTCTCCGCCGGATGTGGTGCTTCTCGATCTTCAGCTTCCCGGCATGTCGGGGTTACAGGCGCTCGCGCAGATCATGGAGTTTGACCCGGGGATGGTGGTCATCATTGCGACGGCTTACGGTACGGTGGCTTCGGCGGTGGAGGCCATGCGCGCCGGCGCAGCGGACTTCCTGCGCAAACCGCTGGACCTGGAAGAGGTCGGGCTGACCATCGAGCGCGCGCTGTCCAACGCGCGCCTGCGGGAGCGCCTCCGTTACTACGAGCAGCGTGATGTCGAGCTGTCCTCGGCGGACCAGATGCTCGGCGACAGCGAGGCAATGCAACGCCTGCTGGCAATCGCCAACCGTCTGAGTCAGTTGAATATATCCCGCGCCGGAGAGTGCCCCGCCATCCTCATCACCGGGGAGACGGGAACCGGGAAGGACACGCTGGCCCGCTACATCCATTACCGGAGCAAGTTCGCCTCTCAGCCGTTCATCGACGTCAATTGTCCGACCCTGCCGCGCGGGTTGGAGGAGGCCGAGTTGTTCGGGTATGAGCGCGGCGCCTTCACCGGGGCGCACAAGTCCAAACGCGGGCTGTTCGAAGCCGCCGAGGGCGGCACGATCTTCCTGAACGAAATCGGCGATCTTCCGATGGAGGCGCAGGTCAAGCTGCTTCAAGTGATCGAGCGGCGGACGTTGCGTCACATTGGCGGTCTGCGCGACGTCCCGGTGAACGTGCGCATCATGGCGGCGACAAACCGCGATCTGCCCGAATTGATTCAACGCGGCGGATTCCGCGAGGATCTCTACCACCGACTGCATCACTTCTCCATTGTCATGCCGCCGCTCAGGGATCGCGGGCATGATGTGATCCTCCTGGCGAATCACTTTCTGCAACGGTCGCGGCGCAAATACGGAACCGGGCCGCTGGCATTCTCGCAGGCCGCGAAAGATTTGCTGGTCTGCTACCGATGGCCGGGCAATCTCCGCGAGCTTGACCACGTCATCGACCGCACTGTTGCCTTGAGTCATGGCCCTGAGATCACACCGGAAGACCTGGGCCTCCCCAACGATAGCCGTACGGTGAAAGCATCCGGAGATTCCGCTTCCCCGCAGCGCAAGACGCTGGATGAACTGGAGCGTGAGGCCATCATTCAAGCCCTGACAGTCTCCGGCGGCAACGTCAGCGAAGCCGCGCGACTTCTGGGAATCGGCCGCGAAGCCCTCCGTTATCGCATCCAGAAACACCGACTCGATAACGGTTAG